From Glycine soja cultivar W05 chromosome 4, ASM419377v2, whole genome shotgun sequence, the proteins below share one genomic window:
- the LOC114410586 gene encoding golgin candidate 4-like has protein sequence MARSSRLKPDERVKKYIDWNQLEVRDSKITSTEIREDAGDELVVAEQQLLGCKRIEEYKAEINRLEVSEAEIKALAVNYAALLKERGTKHQSHQHCLEKADKARRQRLSSSSASAKSDYMSSSRHLY, from the exons ATGGCTCGAAGCTCGCGACTCAAACCCGACGAGAGAGTGAAGAAGTATATTGACTGGAACCAGCTCGAAGTTCGTGACTCGAAGATCACTTCTACCGAAATCAG GGAAGACGCAGGTGACGAATTAGTTGTTGCTGAACAACAACTACTGGGCTGCAAACGG ATAGAAGAATATAAAGCAGAAATCAATAGACTTGAAGTATCCGAGGCAGAAATTAAAGCACTAGCTGTTAATTATGCAGCTCTATTAAAAGAAAGAG GGACCAAACACCAATCTCATCAACATTGCTTGGAAAAAGCTGATAAAGCAAGGAGGCAAAGACTATCATCCAGTTCTGCTTCTGCCAAATCAG ATTATATGTCGTCATCACGACATTTGTATTAG
- the LOC114409390 gene encoding laccase-14-like — translation MFDYNEVVELVWQGTSALTAENHGMHLHGFSFFVVGVGTGNFNNVTDPKSYNLIDPPEVNTIGLPKDGWLAMRFVANNPGVWFMHCHLERHASWGMHTVLIVRDGGTMQTSMVPPPKYMPPSS, via the exons ATGTTCGACTATAATGAGGTTGTTGAACTTGTGTGGCAAGGAACTAGTGCTCTCACTGCAGAGAATCATGGCATGCACCTTCATGGTTTTAGCTTCTTTGTGGTGGGTGTGGGGACAGGAAATTTCAACAATGTGACAGACCCAAAATCCTACAATTTGATTGATCCACCAGAAGTTAATACCATTGGTCTTCCTAAGGATGGATGGCTTGCCATGAGATTTGTAGCAAACAATCCAG GGGTATGGTTCATGCATTGTCATCTTGAGAGGCACGCTAGCTGGGGTATGCATACTGTGCTCATTGTGAGAGATGGAGGTACCATGCAAACCAGTATGGTTCCACCTCCTAAATACATGCCCCCTAGTTCTTAA